One stretch of Tepidibacter hydrothermalis DNA includes these proteins:
- a CDS encoding PIN/TRAM domain-containing protein produces MINKIIKGIMSLIGITIGIGTYFSVVGAFPNLLPASQISIILGSMVSGLIMGFIFFLIAPWLIEEGKNIANFVETELSKVPPIEILIGSLGLIIGLFIAYLVSNLLLQIPVPILGTVLSVLVYILMAYIGIKISVRYKEDLFNITSIIKIPNTKDKSNSKKEVKDKPKLLDTSVIIDGRIADIAKTGFVEGKIVIPEFVLKELQHIADSSDDLKRVRGRRGLDILNKIQKELDIEVEITDKDIEEVKEVDIKLLKLAQIMGGKVVTNDFNLNKVAQFQGVEVLNINELANAVKPVVIPGEEMIVQVIKEGKESGQGVAYLDDGTMIVVDGGRKYIGETIDVLVTSVLQTAAGRMIFGKPKTAAEKSS; encoded by the coding sequence GTGATAAACAAAATTATAAAAGGGATTATGTCTTTAATAGGTATAACTATTGGGATTGGAACTTATTTCTCTGTAGTTGGAGCTTTTCCAAATCTATTACCGGCATCTCAAATATCTATAATTTTAGGATCTATGGTATCTGGTCTTATAATGGGATTTATATTTTTCTTAATTGCTCCATGGCTTATAGAAGAGGGAAAAAATATAGCTAATTTTGTGGAAACAGAATTATCAAAAGTACCACCAATAGAAATTTTGATAGGCTCACTAGGGCTTATAATTGGATTGTTCATAGCGTATTTAGTAAGTAATTTATTACTTCAAATACCTGTTCCTATACTTGGAACTGTTCTTTCTGTACTTGTGTATATTCTTATGGCATATATAGGAATAAAAATATCTGTAAGATACAAGGAAGATCTGTTCAACATAACATCTATAATTAAGATACCTAATACTAAGGACAAGTCTAATAGCAAAAAAGAAGTAAAAGATAAGCCTAAGTTATTGGATACTAGTGTAATAATAGATGGTAGAATAGCAGATATAGCTAAGACTGGATTTGTAGAAGGAAAAATAGTTATCCCTGAATTTGTACTAAAAGAACTTCAACATATAGCTGATTCATCAGATGATTTAAAAAGAGTAAGAGGTAGAAGGGGCCTTGATATCTTAAATAAGATACAAAAAGAGCTTGATATTGAGGTTGAAATAACAGACAAGGATATAGAAGAGGTTAAGGAAGTTGATATTAAACTTTTAAAATTAGCACAAATCATGGGTGGAAAAGTTGTCACTAATGACTTTAATTTAAATAAAGTAGCTCAATTTCAAGGTGTTGAAGTATTGAATATAAATGAACTGGCAAATGCGGTAAAGCCAGTTGTTATACCAGGGGAAGAAATGATAGTTCAAGTTATAAAAGAAGGAAAAGAATCAGGTCAAGGAGTAGCTTACCTAGATGATGGAACTATGATTGTAGTAGATGGAGGCAGAAAGTATATAGGAGAGACTATAGACGTTTTAGTAACATCTGTTCTTCAAACTGCAGCAGGTAGAATGATATTTGGAAAACCAAAAACAGCAGCAGAAAAATCATCATAA
- a CDS encoding helix-turn-helix transcriptional regulator, with amino-acid sequence MNKEEVIDIVSRKLKLVRTEYNFSQDKMAEVIGISKKTLVQIEKERNSLSWSTCIAVCSIFNESEILKMSFGEEPVKLVQVVALGKMYFPKNKTGGGKIWWKDVEKTDCFRIQQNIITFHYRILDDKNYRLYSSFDKEYIYEKFKSLIDQ; translated from the coding sequence ATGAACAAAGAAGAAGTAATTGATATAGTTTCGAGAAAGTTAAAGCTTGTACGAACAGAGTATAATTTTTCTCAAGATAAGATGGCTGAAGTGATAGGAATATCAAAAAAGACATTAGTTCAAATAGAAAAAGAGAGAAATTCTTTGTCATGGAGTACTTGTATTGCTGTTTGTAGTATTTTCAATGAAAGTGAAATACTTAAAATGAGCTTTGGAGAAGAACCTGTAAAGCTTGTACAAGTAGTAGCTCTTGGAAAAATGTACTTTCCTAAAAATAAAACAGGTGGAGGTAAAATATGGTGGAAGGATGTAGAGAAAACTGATTGTTTTAGAATACAACAAAATATAATTACATTTCATTATAGAATACTAGATGATAAAAACTATAGATTATATAGTTCGTTTGATAAGGAATATATATATGAAAAATTTAAAAGTTTAATAGACCAATAG